A genomic window from Candidatus Obscuribacterales bacterium includes:
- a CDS encoding PDDEXK nuclease domain-containing protein, whose product MTLTFPEHYDALLIHLKAQIRTAQVKAALSVNRELVMLYWQIGTAILQQQQQQGWGAKVIDRLSADLRQAFPDMKGFAARNLRYMRAFAEAYPDLELVQQLVADIPWGHNVRLLDRVKNLDERLWYSRQTIEHGWSRHVLEHQIDADLYHRRGQALNNFDRTLPPVQSDLAQDLLKDPYHFDFLNLRDDVQERDLERALLQSISAFLLELGVGFALVGNQYHLTVDGDDFYIDLLFYHLALRCYVVIDLKISKFEPEFAGKMNFYLAAVDERLRHADDQPSIGIILCKGKNKTVVEYALRDIGRPMGVAEYQLTRSLPEQWQEQLPSVEALQAKLETRSLDLS is encoded by the coding sequence ATGACTCTCACCTTCCCCGAGCACTATGATGCCCTGCTCATCCATCTCAAAGCGCAAATCCGCACGGCGCAGGTGAAGGCGGCCCTATCGGTGAACCGAGAACTGGTGATGCTCTATTGGCAGATTGGTACCGCAATTTTGCAACAGCAGCAGCAGCAAGGTTGGGGGGCAAAAGTGATCGATCGCTTGTCGGCGGATCTGCGTCAGGCATTTCCTGATATGAAGGGCTTTGCTGCCCGTAACCTTCGCTATATGCGGGCGTTTGCTGAAGCCTATCCAGATCTTGAACTGGTGCAACAGCTTGTTGCAGATATTCCCTGGGGGCATAATGTCCGCCTGTTAGACCGGGTCAAAAATCTAGATGAACGCCTTTGGTATAGTCGCCAAACGATTGAACATGGCTGGAGTCGTCATGTTTTAGAGCACCAGATTGATGCCGATCTCTACCATCGGCGCGGTCAAGCCCTCAATAACTTCGATCGCACCCTGCCGCCTGTCCAATCGGATCTAGCCCAAGATCTGCTCAAAGATCCTTACCACTTTGATTTTTTGAACCTCAGGGATGATGTTCAAGAGCGTGATCTGGAGCGGGCATTGCTGCAATCGATCTCCGCTTTCTTGTTGGAATTGGGGGTTGGTTTTGCGCTGGTGGGCAATCAATATCACCTCACGGTAGACGGAGATGACTTCTATATTGATCTGTTGTTCTATCACCTGGCGTTGCGCTGCTACGTGGTGATTGATCTGAAGATCAGCAAATTTGAGCCAGAATTTGCCGGCAAAATGAACTTTTACCTAGCTGCTGTGGATGAACGCCTGCGTCATGCTGACGATCAACCAAGTATTGGCATTATTTTGTGCAAGGGAAAAAATAAAACGGTGGTGGAATATGCCCTGCGGGACATTGGCCGGCCCATGGGTGTGGCAGAGTACCAACTGACGCGATCGCTGCCTGAACAATGGCAAGAGCAGCTCCCCAGCGTTGAGGCCCTGCAAGCGAAGCTCGAAACGCGATCGCTAGATTTATCCTAG